A genomic region of Methanocorpusculum vombati contains the following coding sequences:
- a CDS encoding exonuclease SbcCD subunit D, protein MKLIHTADLHLGKQLYGYSILTDQEFILNQIAETAVREHADGLIIAGDIFDTAVAGRTAIDLLNRFLTRLRDEKIAVFMISGNHDSPERIHYASDIMDSCGIHISGIYDSDRDIRIVDLHDTYGPLHICLLPYLDPASVRSSGRFPAEQITTFDDAVAAVLADIPFRPDERYVAVAHQFIAGLGTTPSSSESERIIVGGIEQVNANRFTEFEYVALGHLHKPQKVGLPTIRYAGSPLKYSPSECGTAKSVTLVEFFEKGNVTIRQIPLHPLHDLRIICGTLDDLTTDGAVPAPHDDYFAVQLTDPLPPADALARLRAVYPNIITLEMINDALPAAAAAGARMEDLRKSDRDLFAGFFAETTGRDLSTFQEQTVLAILQELEAEK, encoded by the coding sequence ATGAAACTGATTCACACCGCCGACCTCCATCTCGGAAAACAACTCTACGGATACAGCATCCTTACCGACCAGGAGTTCATTCTCAACCAGATCGCAGAAACCGCGGTCCGGGAACATGCCGACGGCCTCATCATCGCAGGCGACATCTTTGACACAGCCGTCGCAGGCCGTACCGCAATCGATCTGCTCAACCGGTTCCTCACCAGACTCAGAGACGAAAAGATCGCCGTCTTCATGATCAGCGGCAACCATGACTCCCCTGAACGCATCCACTACGCGAGCGACATCATGGACAGCTGCGGCATCCACATCAGCGGCATCTACGATAGTGACCGCGACATCAGAATCGTAGACCTGCACGACACCTACGGGCCGCTGCACATCTGCCTCCTCCCCTATCTCGACCCCGCCTCCGTCCGCAGCTCCGGACGCTTTCCCGCAGAACAGATCACCACCTTCGACGACGCCGTTGCCGCCGTACTTGCCGACATCCCCTTCCGACCGGACGAACGCTACGTTGCCGTCGCCCATCAGTTCATCGCCGGACTCGGCACTACTCCCTCCTCCTCCGAATCGGAACGCATCATCGTCGGCGGTATTGAGCAGGTCAACGCAAACCGCTTCACCGAGTTTGAGTACGTCGCGCTTGGTCACCTGCACAAACCGCAGAAGGTCGGCCTGCCGACCATCAGATACGCAGGCTCCCCTCTCAAATACTCCCCTTCCGAATGCGGCACCGCAAAATCCGTAACCCTTGTGGAATTCTTTGAAAAAGGAAACGTAACCATCCGGCAGATCCCCTTACACCCTCTGCATGATCTGCGGATTATCTGCGGAACCCTTGACGATCTCACAACGGACGGTGCTGTCCCCGCCCCGCATGACGATTACTTCGCCGTGCAGCTCACCGATCCCCTCCCGCCCGCAGACGCCTTGGCGCGCCTGCGGGCAGTGTACCCCAACATCATCACTCTGGAAATGATAAACGATGCCCTGCCCGCTGCCGCCGCCGCCGGTGCCCGGATGGAAGACCTGCGGAAATCCGACCGCGATCTCTTCGCCGGATTCTTTGCAGAAACTACCGGAAGAGACCTCAGCACCTTTCAGGAACAGACCGTCCTTGCCATTCTTCAGGAACTGGAGGCAGAAAAATGA
- a CDS encoding DUF4013 domain-containing protein, whose product MDHGAILSSSLTYVKETCRPDRWFYLFIYLLINAVTLCIVPLFSGYLYRIMEADPGIPAVSGIKDLFCKGWRMNIAGVIYALPALLITAAFYLLITGFTPIPSNSPESLGPENAAMLMGLLLAFIVTLLLVSLLISLISTLGMVRMTRNGKIREAFNLREILASIKTIGWPDYVAAILILIVCALAFSIILELIAFAFGILLGTFGSLITMFLFLWILIIILLAAAFGVFSARYMALVYDNANTT is encoded by the coding sequence ATGGATCACGGGGCAATACTCTCCTCCTCTCTGACCTACGTCAAAGAGACATGCAGGCCGGACCGCTGGTTTTACCTGTTCATCTATCTTCTGATAAACGCCGTAACACTCTGCATCGTACCGCTCTTCTCCGGCTACCTCTACCGCATCATGGAAGCAGACCCCGGCATCCCCGCAGTATCCGGCATCAAAGACCTCTTCTGCAAAGGCTGGAGGATGAACATCGCAGGAGTCATCTATGCACTTCCGGCACTCCTTATCACTGCCGCATTTTACCTTCTCATAACCGGCTTCACCCCCATCCCCTCCAACAGCCCAGAGTCTCTTGGTCCCGAAAATGCCGCCATGCTGATGGGTCTGCTCCTCGCCTTCATCGTAACCCTCCTCCTTGTCTCCCTCCTCATCTCCCTCATCTCAACACTCGGCATGGTCCGGATGACACGGAACGGAAAAATCCGCGAAGCCTTCAACCTCCGCGAAATTCTTGCATCGATCAAAACAATCGGATGGCCCGACTACGTCGCCGCAATCCTCATCCTCATCGTCTGCGCCCTGGCATTCAGCATCATCCTTGAACTCATCGCATTTGCCTTCGGAATCCTGCTCGGCACATTCGGCTCCCTGATCACCATGTTCCTCTTCCTCTGGATACTGATCATAATCCTGCTTGCCGCCGCATTCGGCGTCTTCTCTGCCCGGTACATGGCACTCGTTTACGACAACGCAAACACCACCTGA
- a CDS encoding AAA family ATPase — MKPVRLVMSAFGPYAKETVIDFSRFGTSGIFLITGDTGAGKTTIFDAVSYALYGVASGSIREAKTLASDFAAAGTVPQVELSFEHRGQSYTIRRTPAYLASGTERKATASLVLPSGTEISGPKHVGEEIVSLLGLDSQQFRQVAMLAQNDFQKFLFCTSRERADILRKLFATDRFSVLQEKIAERARDAKLAVDSVKTSCTGCAGRVAAVPGTRFAELAAEVISAKEGFFRMDELLEAAAVAVSEDRMQASALKSSIVSAQRQAADIRTEIEAGKLINAELDRLAAAVQRSAELRNQEPDMIRLGKKLERSQKVREVLPLEARAVSSRQRSAEADAACKKAAEQLARVQESAGAAAAALAEIQRTTLSIPRKQEEIGKLKSLVPQFAEYEAAAGQMERGEAELARIEKDLEEHQAEAGKEKVRRDRLTVRLAEIADVPERLAGANHQKDQIAARTAALEAVKRSLAAYRQTEKDHAAKEIAYTKAANACEEASAVCRRKERAFFDGQAGVLAQCLTEGSPCPVCGSTHHPHPAGFSAEIPTEAALNRAKAELAEREKERNAAAAACSAALATLKSEEQHIVSLASPLFVFSREPGWTKQLDGLIDAEMRTTAAQYDRITAEISVLLQLAGEKKSLEADLRAMDATAPAREQKSALLTSQAEDIRRRAAYAKSRTETLKRQLPPGYSSSAELAGAVRRMEEEIARHRQQETELAAACEAAKTARYDAASACTAAAGIRDDAGAQCAADEEAFSRALAERGLDRLHFRADLMTDEESARAAKTLEQYREMRSAVTTEIALLRKRTEGRVAADVAALTAALVKTETEYAALQEQEKAVGYRILQNTTAISEISGFLEQYRTAAAAYDELADLARAANGDAAGSAVRMKFEEYVQSAYLSRILEKANIRLHAMTDGRFSIVQRSSSTDLRKKEGLEMDVIDCYTQKQRPTSTLSGGESFKAALSLALGLSDVIMESSGGIELDALFIDEGFGSLDAVSLDQAIETLATLAVPRSGSRLIGIISHVEDLRQRIEKKILVVKKPDGSSAQVLV, encoded by the coding sequence ATGAAACCGGTACGTCTTGTCATGTCCGCTTTCGGGCCGTATGCGAAGGAAACGGTCATCGACTTCTCACGGTTTGGAACCTCCGGTATCTTTCTCATTACCGGCGATACCGGCGCCGGCAAAACCACTATCTTCGATGCAGTATCCTACGCACTCTATGGCGTTGCAAGCGGCAGTATCCGCGAAGCAAAAACACTCGCAAGCGACTTCGCCGCCGCAGGCACCGTCCCGCAGGTGGAACTTTCCTTTGAACACCGCGGTCAGTCCTACACCATCCGCAGAACTCCCGCATATCTAGCATCCGGAACCGAACGAAAAGCAACTGCAAGCCTTGTTCTGCCGTCCGGCACCGAAATCTCCGGGCCGAAACATGTCGGAGAAGAGATCGTTTCCCTGCTCGGCCTGGACAGCCAGCAGTTCCGGCAGGTCGCCATGCTCGCCCAGAACGACTTCCAGAAGTTCCTCTTCTGTACCAGCCGCGAACGTGCGGACATTCTCCGGAAACTCTTTGCAACCGACCGGTTCTCGGTATTACAGGAAAAGATTGCCGAACGTGCACGGGACGCTAAACTCGCCGTTGACTCTGTCAAAACCTCCTGTACCGGGTGTGCCGGACGCGTTGCTGCTGTCCCCGGAACCCGGTTCGCCGAACTCGCTGCAGAGGTCATCTCTGCAAAAGAGGGATTTTTCCGGATGGACGAGCTGCTTGAAGCTGCTGCCGTCGCCGTCTCTGAAGACCGGATGCAGGCGTCCGCGCTCAAAAGCAGTATCGTCTCTGCACAACGGCAGGCCGCCGACATCCGCACCGAGATCGAAGCCGGAAAACTGATCAATGCGGAACTGGATCGTCTTGCCGCCGCAGTTCAGCGTTCCGCCGAACTGCGGAATCAGGAGCCGGATATGATCCGGCTCGGTAAAAAACTCGAACGTTCGCAGAAGGTCCGCGAAGTTCTGCCGCTTGAAGCGCGGGCAGTTTCCTCCCGGCAGCGGTCCGCCGAAGCGGACGCTGCCTGCAAAAAAGCAGCAGAGCAGCTTGCCCGGGTACAGGAGTCGGCGGGTGCTGCCGCCGCGGCACTTGCGGAGATTCAGAGAACAACACTTTCCATCCCCCGCAAGCAGGAAGAGATCGGCAAACTCAAAAGTCTTGTTCCGCAGTTTGCGGAGTATGAGGCAGCCGCAGGTCAGATGGAGCGGGGAGAGGCGGAGCTTGCAAGAATCGAAAAGGATCTGGAAGAGCATCAGGCGGAAGCCGGAAAGGAGAAGGTGCGCCGCGACAGGCTGACGGTACGTCTGGCCGAGATAGCCGATGTTCCGGAGAGACTTGCCGGAGCAAACCACCAAAAGGATCAGATCGCCGCCCGCACCGCAGCTCTGGAGGCCGTGAAAAGATCTCTTGCTGCTTACCGGCAGACCGAGAAGGATCATGCCGCAAAGGAGATAGCCTATACCAAAGCGGCGAACGCCTGCGAGGAAGCCTCTGCAGTCTGCCGGCGGAAGGAGCGCGCCTTTTTTGACGGGCAGGCCGGGGTTCTTGCACAGTGTCTCACTGAAGGTTCCCCCTGTCCGGTCTGCGGCTCAACGCATCATCCGCATCCGGCCGGATTTTCGGCTGAAATTCCTACCGAGGCCGCACTGAATCGTGCAAAGGCAGAACTTGCCGAGCGGGAGAAAGAACGGAATGCCGCGGCTGCCGCATGTTCCGCGGCGCTTGCAACGCTGAAGTCGGAGGAGCAGCACATCGTATCTCTTGCATCGCCGCTCTTTGTGTTTTCCCGGGAACCGGGCTGGACGAAACAGCTGGACGGGCTGATTGATGCGGAAATGCGCACGACCGCTGCGCAGTACGACCGAATAACCGCCGAAATTTCGGTGCTGTTGCAACTTGCCGGGGAGAAAAAATCCCTCGAAGCGGATCTTCGGGCGATGGATGCGACTGCCCCGGCACGCGAACAGAAATCTGCCCTTCTCACCAGCCAGGCGGAGGATATTCGCAGACGCGCCGCGTATGCAAAGTCCCGTACCGAGACGCTGAAGCGTCAGCTTCCTCCCGGGTACTCCTCCTCAGCGGAGCTTGCCGGGGCGGTCCGGCGGATGGAAGAGGAGATTGCCCGGCACCGGCAACAGGAGACGGAGCTTGCCGCCGCATGCGAGGCCGCAAAGACCGCCCGGTATGATGCGGCTTCCGCCTGCACCGCAGCAGCCGGTATCCGCGATGATGCAGGGGCACAGTGCGCCGCGGATGAGGAGGCGTTTTCCCGTGCACTTGCGGAACGCGGACTTGACCGTCTGCATTTCCGCGCTGATCTCATGACCGATGAGGAGTCTGCCCGCGCTGCGAAAACGCTGGAGCAGTACCGCGAGATGCGGTCGGCGGTTACTACTGAGATAGCCCTTCTCCGCAAACGCACCGAAGGCCGCGTTGCCGCAGATGTTGCAGCTCTTACGGCGGCACTTGTCAAAACCGAGACGGAATACGCCGCACTTCAGGAGCAGGAGAAAGCAGTGGGATACCGGATTTTACAGAACACCACTGCAATATCCGAGATATCCGGGTTTCTGGAACAGTACCGGACGGCCGCTGCTGCGTATGACGAACTGGCTGATCTTGCCCGGGCGGCAAACGGTGATGCAGCGGGGTCTGCGGTGCGGATGAAGTTTGAGGAGTACGTGCAGTCTGCGTACCTCTCCCGCATTCTGGAAAAAGCAAACATCCGTCTGCACGCCATGACGGACGGCCGCTTCTCGATTGTGCAGCGCAGCAGTTCCACCGATCTCCGGAAAAAGGAGGGACTGGAGATGGATGTGATCGACTGCTATACGCAGAAACAGCGGCCCACCTCCACCCTTTCCGGCGGCGAGTCTTTCAAGGCGGCGCTCTCTCTTGCGCTCGGTCTGTCGGATGTGATCATGGAAAGTTCCGGCGGTATTGAACTTGATGCACTCTTCATTGACGAAGGGTTTGGATCGCTGGATGCGGTCTCCCTGGATCAGGCGATTGAGACGCTTGCAACACTTGCCGTGCCGAGATCCGGCAGCCGGCTTATCGGGATTATTTCGCATGTCGAGGATCTGCGGCAGCGGATTGAAAAGAAGATTCTCGTGGTGAAAAAGCCGGACGGCAGTTCTGCACAGGTTCTGGTCTGA
- a CDS encoding symporter small accessory protein, which yields MSDPGVWMTDVICTAALIGCIVYGELNWNKDSDDDGSEY from the coding sequence ATGAGCGACCCGGGAGTATGGATGACGGATGTTATCTGTACTGCCGCATTGATCGGCTGCATTGTTTACGGAGAGCTGAACTGGAATAAGGATAGTGATGACGATGGCAGTGAGTACTGA